In Kwoniella pini CBS 10737 chromosome 2, complete sequence, the sequence AATATTGGGTAGTCTAAatacttcatcttgtttGGTTTCTACTTTGCACTTCGTCAATTATCGATTGTTGAAGTATGCGTGTTGGTAACGGATGAATTTGACAATAGATGCTGATGAAAGGATTACTTAAGCGGGATATGGGGTAGGCGATAAGTGAGAGTAAATGACCTTTGTTGTTTATATAAGGGTATGAATATTGGCTGTATGATTGAATATATCGCTCGAATAACTAAATTCACTGTCTGTTGTTGATGTGAATATATATAGTGAAGTACGAACGTTCGTTTGTTattgatatgatatatgatgtaatttcactttcttaAGTAAAGATAAGATAAGTGCGTAAATCTTGAGACTAATTGATCTCGAGGATATACTTCTGAATGAATCTAATAAAGACCCCAGGGGGTACAACGAACTATCATACTAAGTCTTTAAAGATTATTTTGTGATTGAGATAAGATTAAAATACAAAAGGAAGGAATGtaaaatgatgattgatgatatggGGGTGTGAATAATCCGAATCCGTCAttatattatcattaagTAGGGTATTAGGATAAATCATAAACAAAAGGGTAATTACAAATCCCTTTGATACTAAATCAAACCCTGGATTAcgaatattcaaaatataaatccTAATTAATCATTACAAATTACCTTGACAAGCGGATTATTCAATATCGGGTATATTTCCGAAATTACCTTAAAAGGGAAATAAGAAAAGGGttaaaaaaagaacaatTCATAGAAGCTTGAATGTGCAATATTCAAAGTATATTATCTCGTTTAGATAAGATAGGATAGTATTTGATATCTAAATCAGATATCGTAGGATAGGTAATACACTATATTACATACACAGGTCTATTAAAAGAGTATATGCAGATATCCAAAAAAAACAGTCAAAATCACCTAATACTTCTTACTCTTGGGACGTTTTTTTCCTGTTGGCTCCTCATCCTCTCTATATCGCTTATGAGGGTTCTTAggaatcttcttctctctATTCCTGTTTTTGACATTAGCGTGAGTATAGAAGTTTTCggttttctttttgttggTTGTCattctcttttccttcttagCTGGTGtagattcttcatcttcaaattcgaCAGCTAAGGAACAAGGCGGAAAGTCAGCAAAACGATTGATAGTCAAAATTCCAAAATAGTCGTTCACCTTTTCGCTTTCCTGCTTTCTTGCTTGATGGATCCGAAAGATCAATGACtacttcctcatcatcatcgtcatcttcttcctcatcatcatcttcttcgtcttcatcctcgtcttcgtcttcgtcCTCCTCATCATTGTTctcgtcttcttcatctacagGTAAGTCTGCAAATTTAGAAGGTCCAGCATTTCCAGGGAAAATATCATCCCAGGCCAGTTCCTCTCCCTCCTCTGCATCtccatcctcttcttcatcctcctcttcGGCATCTTCAGGTAAGTCAGCCATGTCGacatctttaccttcctcttctttgtATCGTCTTGCATCTTCACCAATAAATTTAGGCATAGTAACGATTTTACTGATGGTTTGATCAACACCCTTAACTCGTTTTTCACCTAATATCTTTCCAAGTGAcctttcttgttcttccaaCATTTCTTGTgtttctttatcttcttgagCTTGTGCTGAATTAACCACTTCTTCGGAAGTACCTTCAGTAGGTTGTTCTTTAGCTGGAGGAGGTACGAAGAATGGGATTTTACCCCTAATCCAGTCATTCAATACCATCTTAGCAGCTGATTCTTGATCTGGTTCACCACCTTTGAGTAATTTACCCGACTTTTTCGCTATGGCACTAAGTAATATAGTTGCACCGGATTCACCATGCcatccaccttctttatgTTCTAAACCATATGTCCTTTCTATGTACTCTGCACGTACACGTTCAAGGAGTTGAGGAATATGTTCAGCAGGAGTAGCTAAATTTTCCACTCTGACTACACCTTTGAGTACCGTGTCGGTATCACTATCTTTCGCTGAAACAGGTACAATACCTGGACAATCTATCAAATAGATCCTCCTCATCAAAGTGATATATTGCCAGACTTTCGTCTCTCCGGGTATAGGGGCGACAGTACagaccttcttcttcttcagagTGTTGATTATACTGGATTTACCAACGTTTGGGTATCCGATGAAAccaattgatatttgtttCTTATCGGAATGAAGAACTGAGAATTGTCgaagaagttgaatgaGAGAACCCTTACCGAAAGAGTTGTTGATGGAGGCGTGGAATGCGATTGTAGGAGCTGATAATGAGAGATGTTTAACCCATCGAGCCTATCAGAATATCAACCGCGTCAGCCGTAATCATAACGACAACGTTATATAGACAGGTAAGGGTAAACCGGTGAAAGCTTGATAGAATGTCTGACAACAAACCAAGGGattcaaattgaataaacAGTCAAAAGAGACACATTCAAACCCCAACTCAATCGTGTCAACCATCGTCTTCCCCTGACCCCTCGTCAGTGTCCAAAACGGACAACCGACTTTTTGGCCTCGTAAATAAGCAAACCCAAAACGGGTGCCCAAGGTGGGGTATAAATCGGGGCATGACGCTCGTTCTTCCACTCTCGTAACGGTCCAATCGCGTATGATTAGTCTTCCGAAAAAGACAGTGCGAATGGCCCTGACTGGAGTGTGGAATATGTGGGATGTAGCATGGAAGGGAGTAAGGCAGTGATGTATACATAAAAATAGAGGCGGGGAGGCGACGACAAGGTCAACCACAGAAAGGGAAGGAACACTCACAGTAACCCAAGTTGGAACTAGATCGACCTTATTCAGCACATATACCAAATGCTTATGggctttttctttcctcaaGTACTCCACGACAGGTTTACACCTCGTACCAAGGGGATCTCGAGCATCGAGAACGTGAATGACAACATCTGAAGAATCAAGTACTTTGTATAACTCTCCCCAGATACGCCTCGAGGTACCCTTCTGATAAATCGGTTCCCTTGCGGTAGAAGTTGTTGGATGATATATGTCTGCAAGATCGGCGGTACCGGTTTCTAAAGAAATTCTATGAGCGATTGACCATTAAATTGCGGACGAAGCGAATAAAATGATACTTACGAGATGCTTCACCCTCAACAGCAGCTACATCAGCAGCGTTTGAAGCTTCACCAAGTTCTTCTAAACTTCCTATATCGAGTCTTGGTCTCTTACGTTGAGCTTTAGGTCCAAAGGTATTTGAGAAAGGCTCAGTCTCGACGATATGTGGTCGCTGCGGTCGAGATTTCATCAGCATGAGTAACGAGGGAGAGAATCATAGAGTGAGATGAACTTACTTTACCCCCATTTGcagattcatcttctaataaACCCATAGGTAATTTGTTTCTCCTCAAAAGAACAGAGTATGGATCTGATTTTTGCTCTTTTAAAGCTGTTCTGAAATGATCAAGAGCAGTTTGAGAGATGACTCGTGTATTTCCAAACCACCTTCTATCAGCTTTGACTCTTCCAGGTTCGACATCTTTTTCTGTCTTTTGGAAAGCTGCAGCTTCGATaatttttccatctttatctcTGACAGCTTTTCCACCATTCAACATCTTTACTCGAGAAGCTGCTTTAGCATCTCGGTAGAAATTTTCACCTGTGAATGAGATTCAATGATCAGCGTATGATCTCTCTGGGATGCACAGCTACTGCCGTGATGCACATAAAGCAGATGGGAAGGTATGAATTCGAGATCcttcaactcacctttcaCCTTTTTAAGACTGAATTCCCCACCAGTCGATCCAGACTTGAGCTTCTGTTTTCCGAAGCCTGGATTGGCTTTTCGATCATGATTCTTACCCTTTGCCATATTGATTATACACTATATCAGGCAATTTAGGGATATATATCTGGATTGTTAATTCTTAAATGTTAAATATATAAAAGGGGAGACATGAGAAATGCAGTAGTGGTAGCAGCGGTATTCCAACTGGACATCTCATATTCAGAAATTTGAAAGTTTGCTCTCAACTTTTTTCGAGTTACGTAATTAGAAGTTGTAacatatcattttgatccCGTTAATTGTCTATTCATTTCCCTCGAATCTGTTTCGTCGAATTCATATAATTGACCTCCATTTACAACTATATCATCGTCAAGGACACAAGATTCATATCAGACAGGACAAAAATGGCGACAATTTACAGGCAAGCGGTGAGTCTCAGCTAATCACTACTGTCTGCAGATAGCACAGCTGATGTCTGACTCTTCGCAGCAACGTATGGCTCACGAGTCTCCGGTCATCTTTTGGTCTCTCGCTATGGGATTTGCCGGTGAGTACATCTGAAACCGACATAATGTCACTAGAAACAATTGCTTGACTATGACAGACTAATACTGACATTTGAGCTCATCCTCTCCAGGTCCCATAATGGTATTGACCGTTCCACCAATTAGAAAATCATTTGGATATAAACAAGCTGAACGAATCCCAACTACTTTCCCAGGTGAGTTTTTCTCTGCGCAATAGGTATCAGTCAGCTGTGATATCTTAGTGAAGAAATCAGCTGATGTTTCTGCCTCACCTTTTTAGTACCAAATCGACCTCGTCGCGCAGTAAGCGGTTATGAAGATCCATAGATCATTGTGCTGTACATTGGATGTAGGAGGAAATGTATTTGCATATTGGATAAAACCGATTCAATGCTATCTGCAAGGGCATACGTATCATACGAGCCTCACTAGTGGAAGGCTCAGGTGGGATACATGAgtacaaaagaaaaagcaaGAAACACACAGAGCAAATCTCCTAATCACCTCATCACAGTCTCATTTCGCTCATCGTTGTAGAAAATTAGAGCCGCTTTGCTACCTGCCAATATTTACAGATAGTGAAGCTAATATCCTGTCACCAAACTGCAACATCCAAAGATGAGAGATTTCATCTGAGCGATATGCGAAATAATACATGACCGCATATTTAGTTTTACAAATATACATTTCATAACCCATGTCTGGGGTTCGAATCAATTCTAATCATCCCATTCCATCCATCTCGTATCCATTGAGACGCACTAAGCTTCATACTATTCTGATCCAATTGTAGCTCCTTCACAAGATCCCTTATATCTTCATCCCTCATTGctaattcatttctttctgCATCCCTCTTACCTATATCAGACCATATTTCTCttaatttacctgatcTTTGTATAGCTGATCTTGCTAATGAAGTCAATCGTAAAGTGGAAgttgtatttgatattatcgGTATAAGAATATTTGGCGAGATAGGATCTAGGGGTATAGGGAGGAATGTATAAATTAAAGGAAAGAGTAAGAGAGATATTGATCGAATCGTATGAATAGTCGAAGCCAACTATACAGAACATTATTAGTCCAAATTTTTATGAATATCTGTAGTCATGAAGTGTATTTTTTCTCATAAAATATTACTCACATGCAATGCATCTCCTTCTACAGCTCTCAAATCCCAAATCCACTTCACTCCGCCTTCTAAAATAGCACCTCCAACCAACATCCAACCAAAAATACTTCTCCACCTTTCAGCTCTATTTGATGCTGATATCCCACTTATCCAACTCATTCCTAAAGAACCTATAAAAAAAGCTTCTAGGATATACCAACTCAAAATTTGAGGAAGActataaattaaataatctGAAGGGAATTGACACCATACACATTCAATTAAAGGATTATGaccaaatttcaaatataaaATTCTATTTTCCATAATTTTTAATCTTGTTAATAAAAGTTCTATCATTGGATGAAGTGTTAAATTAGGTTGTTCAGGGCCTATAATATTATATCGAAGTTGAGAATTGGATATTGATATAGGTACATTTGAGAACAAGTTAAAAGGCGGAAGAATTAATTGTTTCAACATCCATATTGTATGTATACCTAATATAAGTTTCAATGACAATGGTCGAGGTGTTTGAGTTTTGTTTGGAATTGACGAAGGTGGTTTACGTCGAAAGAAGTTGATTAGGCGAGGTAGAAGGGATGGACCGAAGATGATTAGTAAAAGGGTGAGAGGTGCTTGATATGCTACTAAAGGAGTAAAAATGGACATCGTCCAAGGAGTGTAGCGCTCTCGACCCTTAATATAACAGATATAGCGATGTGAGGTATAATCTGGAgagtcaaagaagaagaagaaataccTGCATTGAAATTAGATTGACCAAGTCGatcaacctccacttttcgTAAATAAACGCTTGAACCTACTCTTTCATGAGTTGTTGACAacattcaaaatcaaaccTTCGACGAGTGTCTCATACATAGCGATCCGCACTCTCAATCGCACATGAATAACGAGGATGGTATCAACAACTGAAAGTACAGATGAAGCTACTCTGAACGCTATTAGGCAGAGATTGATGGAAACAGGTGATTGGGATAGGTAGGTTTTCCTATCTATTTGCCGAATTTATAACCCTATGAGCTAGCTTAGTCTGTGCAGCTAATATATCCTCCTTGTCAGGATACAAAAGCTGCTACGAGAACAATTAGAGGAGAATGGCTGGgtagatgatttgaaagacCTAGCTAAAGGTGAGAATTTGGAATCATATCTTCACAATGGTATGAGGACTCTCATAAGCGATCCTCAATGCTTGCGGTCAACCGAGCCGTATATAGCTAACTTTCAACTTGTATTCACAGAGAAAGCTCGAGCACAAGAGACGCCGAATTTAggaaatttgataaaagaGATAAGTGAGACGGCTAGGGGTGAGTCGATTCGCTATTCCTCTTTGGGTCTTCGACAACACAAGGAATATGGGTATTTCACTCGTATTTGGATGTCGCGAATTAACACAAATCCGATTACTAGGTATGATCAACGAAAGTACTAGACGAGATGTCGCTCAAGAGATAGAAGCTGTCTTAGATCGAGAAGTGGACCAAGCTTAGAAGATTGCGCACTCCGATTGTTATCAAAACGAGGATATTCGTGTTCAATCTCACTTCAGAAACTGAAACTACAGAAACAAAACTTCATGTTGTATGCATCTATATATGCTGAAATTTGTTTGTGGGATAGGCAGAATTTGACAGATTTTCAGTCCTTTGTATTTGAATCAACGAACTCACCCGATGTTTCACAAGAGGTGGTCTAAGAGTGTAGTCCACTCTGGCCAAGAATCATTGAACCTTCGTTTCGCTCCACGTTGGGTTGTACAAATCTGGAGAGGCAAAAAAGCCTAGGAGCGTCTACGACAATGCGTAAAATCGAGCCCTTGTCTAGCCTTCGCTATATCAGGACGTCGATTTCACTATTATATCTATCCTTTATTGCACTGAGGAGAAAATATGGAGTAAATTCGAGTAACACGAAGGCCAGGAAGGGAAGATTCAAACAAGTGGAGTCAGTGTATAATGGAGGATCATATAAATCGTTGTAGGAAGAAGACTCCGGATCTTGTAGAAGACCTAAACCTATCGATCAACCCCTATCTATCTGAAAAGCTAAGCGATGACACATACACTATCGAGTCGATTCAGAAGGCCTCGTTGCCATAAGTCAAAGCTATATAAAGGGTTATTAGCCTTCAcaatcatctttcttttctcttaaCATCAATTCACATTCCCGATCCAATCCCCAAATATTTTCACTACGCAATCGAATACGTCTCATAAAGAGTCAAGAACTAACTAATACTATGTCTAGCACAAACGGCCGAGTCCTCCGAAACGTTGAAGGCAATATTCAACGACGAGGTGTGCAGACctcaaatggaaatggaagcGAATACCACGGCGATAATGATGGCAACGTAAATCATTTTCCAACAAACAGGGCTCCATGGAGTCGACCCGCTCATGAGTACCTTGGCAACTCCTCGAATCCTCAACACTCTCACATGTCGTGGACATCTGCTGGTTCAGCTGGAGATCTACCTCAGGGAGGAAGGGGTAGAATCAATCACTTTGGTGACAATGTGAGACTACTCTCCGATTCTAGGTCAATCACCAAATAGCATTataaacaaattcaatGTGTGTCTGACACAAGCTGATTGACTCAACTCTGGTCCTTTGCAGACTGGAGGAGTAGGGATTTATGGTGGCAGCAACAGCGGCTTCCGTTTTGAGACAGGATTTGGCGACTCGGGATCCCCTGATACAAACCAGCACACCAGTGACTGGGTCCCTCCCAGCACCGAAAGTGGAAGAGAGGCAAATCCTCCTCCTACAGCCGGCGCCACGGCCCAGCCCACCGAGCTAGCAGACGCTACTGATTCCGATCCTGATGTGAGCGTCCCTGATGATAATCACTGGCCCACCAACAGCTCTTCTGGGTCAGGACCTAATGCCACCCAGCACCACCAGGATTCGGTAAGTCTCCGGAGCAACATATTGCTATTATGCCACTTTCATGATGCCATTGTGATGATGCTAAGGTAACCTTGATCGTTTCTAGGCTGCACCTGACGCCTATACGTCTCCCTCTGAGCTAGTAGCCAAATACTTCAAGCCATTGGACGGCCAGACGGCTGTTCAGGCTGATACGGCACAACGTCATCGCTTTGGCTCACGACCTAATGCACCTGAGTCCAACGGACAAGTCGCGAGTTTCCTCACTCAGTTCTCGGGATGATGTTAAGATGACTTTGATGGTCTCTAGCCGATACCTACAGCCTATGGTCCCGCTGCTGAGATTGGCCGATATATTTTTAGTCCCCAGACCCCGGGTCAAACGCTTGAAAGACAAAGTGATGACAGCcctgatgatgaatgggAAAAGGTTTCTGATGAGTCTACTGGTAAATAAGCTGGTATGACCCTTAGACCGCAATAGGACCTAGGATCTCCACCCTCTTATCCAAGCACCGTTCCAAATTTTAGATATTGCGTGAATGTAGTATAAGCAGTATGCATGTTAGGTTCAAAAAATAGACCGTTGAATCGTCCATTCAGATAGGGCTTATTGAGTTTGGGACAAGCGGTGTTGTTTGACCcaaataatttacaatGTTTTGATAAGATTCTACTGTAGCTAGGACGCATGTTACAGTCTGAGTCTCTAGACCGAGACATGGCCTTTACATTTGAAAAGTCGATATGAGGAACATTGGTTTACAATACTGACCCCTTGTCGCCCCAGCAGCAGTCGAATGACGTGCGACATGACCGGCGTGTTGCAGTCTCGTCCTTGGTCATTAGCTTCGGTGGTGATGATCCTTTTAAAGATCTAGCTCACTTACGCATATGAAATGATTGCACTCGTGACCTGCTCATCCAGGCTTTGACAAGAAGCTGTAACAAGAAGCAAATCTGTGAGATAAGGCCGTGTTTGAATCTCGAACGCATTTGAAATGCAAGCTTGATCGAATGCTTTCAGTATGGGCAATGAGAAGAAACAGAAAAGAAGCAGATACGAAAGAAGTCTATAGGATTTTGAGTCCAGACTGCGTCGAAGATGCAGAGATGTTATAGTATATTCAGAGGCACGAAGACCCTGTTAGTCTGGGCGTCAATAAAAAGCGTAAAAAGACTATACATGGGAAGGCCATATTAGGTCTCGACCACATGTTCGATGTAAGACTAGTGGAAGACCAGACGCCCCACTACGATCCTACCTGGTTTTTGTATACCAGCTGTCATATATAAAAAGGGGGATATCCGACTTAGAAAATGTTTTCTCCCAACAGACATTCGCTATTCATCACTCCTGCCCAACATACAACAGACGGCTTTCCACATTAATAAATAACACAACTCAACCATTCGTAGTTCAATCATCGATCAATCGTTTTGATAATAACCACTATATCGCGACCAAGCATACGACCATGACTTCCCccaataaatcaaatgatgaacaGACCGGATCAGGCAGACAGGGGATCAATAGATATATCTCCCTTTACCAAACAAATGAAGGAGCCGACAATATTGACTCCGTAGAACTTCCCTCAGATCCAAGGCAAACTTTTCCTGGCGACACAGGAGGGTTGAGTGGCTCAGGGGATTCCAGACGTCCTATGGCGTCGATAACTCCTAAGCATTCAGCCATGTCGAACTTCCCTACAGCTCCTTCAGTTCTCCCCCCTCCTTCACCTGTGGCTCCTCCTTCTCATGCTCCAGCTTTGTCAGTCTCTCAATTTCCGCCACCTCCTGTCGTTCCAGGACCTCCACAAATTTACGAAACGACTGCATCAAGTGGATGGACTGTTGTCCCTAAGGATACTACAGGTAAGCAGCCAAGGCAGAATCATCCCTCATTGGGCGTATTGGACATACTGTGATAAGCGGTCGAGACGATACACCGATATCCCCTGAGCAGGACCGGAAAGCGAGTACGAAGGTTGCTAAGTAGAGTTCGAGACGAGGTTCACGAGATATACATTTCTTAGGGAGAAATAGTAGTAACTTAGATACAGTGTTcggtatatatatgtatattgtATGTTCCGAAAAGTTTGGCACGATATGCGTTTTTACACCATAGATACCATTCTGGGAAGTTCACTATTGGCTTCGTTTTATATGATGacagcttcatctttttaCTCAGCAGTAACCTTTAGACCATGTACAGCATCCTGTAGGAGTCTCAGGTGAGCTTTTAAAAGTGCATCTGCAATGCACAGCTGTCAGAAGCGGTGATAAGCAGTGCCACAGAGCTTTTGGTGGAGAAAAATTAAGGTTTGTATGATTGCCTAGTTTGACCTTCAGAAGTGATCAAATAGCTCATCATCCAATGCTGCAATCACAATTAATGAATGGCCCAGAAGCAATGCAGTGTATTGAGCTGGGCATTCAAATCAGAAACTCAGTATTGTTGCATATACATTGCAGAACAGCAAAGGTCAGAAGGTGGCCATCTATGGTGCAAAAACGCGTATCGTGCCAAACTTTCCGGAACATACAATAGTTCTAGAACCGCGCATCTCCGTCCTTCCTTATCTATTACGTCCTTAGCGCTGTACTAGCGTATTATGACACATACTTCAGATGCATCTTCCCGCTAGGCGCGCTTTCGCTGATTCGTCCACAGGTAATAGGAACCAGGCTACTGGACCTGATACCAGCATTGAAACTAGAGAGCCTTCAGAATGGAAAGACATTCTTGCTGAAGGTGTCAAACAACGAAAAGATGAACATGACTCATCCCTTGCTGACACTTCGGTCCAGAATGAGAATGCGAATTCGGCAGGCCCTCTGAATACAGACTTTGAAAGTGACAATGACAATGAAGGGCTCAAGAAGGCACCTGATTTAAAAGCTACTTTGTCGAAATTTTCATGACGATCTGACCCATGGAAATACTTCACAAGGCAATAGCTATACGATTtcaatgaagatggatcagGGCACTGTCATTACCAGTCTAGAAAATGCTATAGAGGAATTGACCAGAGCATGCCCTACGAATCGTGGTGATCGCCAATTATacaaattggaaaagaCTGTAAGTCTCCTCAATCTTACAGTGACAGCTGAGTGTCAAAAAGATTTCGGCTTACCCATCCTTTCTATGTATGATCAACAGGGCACGATTGAAGTCTCGTCTGGAGCCGACAATATCTCTTTGTGGAAAGACGGTAAGCAGCTGTGGGAACTCAAACGCCGAGCCAGCGAAAAAACCAAACAGGCCGATACAACTTACAGAACTGAATGATGTGGAGTGGCATACGGTACTTTCGACAATTAGGATGGTAGCAGAGGATGAACGTGAGACAGTATATGGATATAAACACGAAGATTGTGAGTATGTAACGGTGAGAGTATGTTATAGAAAGTGTGCATGATTGTATCACTTGTAATTGAAATGCATAAAACCATAAATTGTGTTATGGATGTTCCCCGAGCGGACTAGATTCTAGTAACCTAATAGTCCGATGAGCTAAGTGCATGAAATTCATTCGTTCATATACAACATCTTGAAATAATATATACAACAACTTCGGATGAAACGGTGATAAAAGCCAAACAAATAGTTCATGAATGCATCCTCGTGAGACAGTCCGAAGCCGGATCAGTCGTCCATCTCGATCAGATTgccatcttcatcctcataGTAAATACCCTTGATCATCTCGTCCTCGAGG encodes:
- a CDS encoding nucleolar GTP-binding protein 2; this translates as MAKGKNHDRKANPGFGKQKLKSGSTGGEFSLKKVKGENFYRDAKAASRVKMLNGGKAVRDKDGKIIEAAAFQKTEKDVEPGRVKADRRWFGNTRVISQTALDHFRTALKEQKSDPYSVLLRRNKLPMGLLEDESANGGKRPHIVETEPFSNTFGPKAQRKRPRLDIGSLEELGEASNAADVAAVEGEASQTGTADLADIYHPTTSTAREPIYQKGTSRRIWGELYKVLDSSDVVIHVLDARDPLGTRCKPVVEYLRKEKAHKHLVYVLNKVDLVPTWVTARWVKHLSLSAPTIAFHASINNSFGKGSLIQLLRQFSVLHSDKKQISIGFIGYPNVGKSSIINTLKKKKVCTVAPIPGETKVWQYITLMRRIYLIDCPGIVPVSAKDSDTDTVLKGVVRVENLATPAEHIPQLLERVRAEYIERTYGLEHKEGGWHGESGATILLSAIAKKSGKLLKGGEPDQESAAKMVLNDWIRGKIPFFVPPPAKEQPTEGTSEEVVNSAQAQEDKETQEMLEEQERSLGKILGEKRVKGVDQTISKIVTMPKFIGEDARRYKEEEGKDVDMADLPEDAEEEDEEEDGDAEEGEELAWDDIFPGNAGPSKFADLPVDEEDENNDEEDEDEDEDEDEEDDDEEEDDDDDEEVVIDLSDPSSKKAGKRKAVEFEDEESTPAKKEKRMTTNKKKTENFYTHANVKNRNREKKIPKNPHKRYREDEEPTGKKRPKSKKY
- a CDS encoding transcription and mRNA export factor SUS1; translated protein: MVSTTESTDEATLNAIRQRLMETGDWDRIQKLLREQLEENGWVDDLKDLAKEKARAQETPNLGNLIKEISETARGMINESTRRDVAQEIEAVLDREVDQA